The following are encoded in a window of Candidatus Schekmanbacteria bacterium genomic DNA:
- a CDS encoding DUF1284 domain-containing protein produces the protein MLMLLLDKKPQITILIFMASTTVNLRGHHLLCLLAFRGKGYNRAFINNLAKLQEKIRNDKKIKIKIVEGADDICVQCPYLNGNTCCKEAEERTQKINKIDNNILNKLNFKKNEIITLSDLVKSLSQIPKQELAKLCSSCSWLKTENCPKEIILFIHSFST, from the coding sequence ATGCTTATGCTTCTCCTTGATAAAAAACCACAAATCACTATTCTAATATTTATGGCATCGACAACAGTCAATCTTCGCGGACACCACCTTCTCTGCCTTTTGGCTTTCAGAGGCAAAGGATATAATCGTGCATTTATTAATAATCTTGCAAAGCTACAGGAAAAAATAAGAAACGATAAGAAGATAAAAATCAAAATTGTCGAAGGAGCTGATGACATTTGCGTACAATGTCCTTATCTTAATGGCAATACCTGCTGTAAAGAAGCTGAGGAAAGAACCCAAAAAATCAATAAAATAGATAACAATATTCTGAACAAACTTAACTTTAAAAAAAACGAAATAATTACACTTTCTGATTTGGTCAAATCGCTTTCCCAAATACCCAAACAAGAATTGGCGAAACTTTGTTCTTCTTGCTCTTGGTTGAAAACTGAAAACTGCCCTAAGGAAATTATTTTATTTATTCATTCTTTTTCCACTTGA
- a CDS encoding class I SAM-dependent methyltransferase: MRKKSLGGYGKAWDSEVEGFDDFQSVVIPKKDEMLQTITEMIPFDTERKLTILEIGAGNGALTQKVLSYFPKSNYIFSDASEGMLEEARKRFEGKEGAPMKFVIADFNKSEWYAPLGKLKFDVIVSSLCFHYIATKRRQPLFNEILELLKKKGVLIYSTAVESPHKIIQKQIEKNHRLFLKRRFKEVMNITVTDEDMDKMYKEKRGRLGVNTMPAENHLYHMKKAGFSKYELIWRFRHYAIFMGVK; encoded by the coding sequence ATGAGGAAGAAATCATTGGGAGGTTATGGGAAAGCATGGGATTCTGAGGTTGAAGGATTTGACGATTTTCAAAGTGTGGTAATACCAAAGAAAGATGAAATGCTGCAAACTATCACCGAGATGATTCCCTTCGATACAGAGCGAAAACTTACGATTCTCGAGATAGGTGCTGGTAATGGAGCGTTGACTCAGAAAGTATTGAGTTATTTCCCGAAATCCAACTATATATTTTCAGACGCATCGGAAGGAATGCTTGAGGAGGCAAGAAAGAGATTTGAAGGAAAAGAAGGCGCTCCAATGAAATTTGTTATTGCTGATTTTAATAAGAGTGAATGGTATGCACCTTTGGGAAAATTGAAATTTGATGTCATTGTATCTTCCCTGTGCTTTCATTATATTGCTACAAAACGAAGACAGCCTTTGTTTAATGAAATCTTAGAATTATTGAAAAAGAAAGGTGTACTGATATACTCTACTGCTGTTGAATCTCCACACAAAATCATTCAAAAGCAGATAGAAAAAAATCATCGTCTTTTTTTAAAGAGGAGGTTTAAAGAGGTAATGAATATAACTGTAACCGATGAAGATATGGACAAAATGTATAAGGAAAAACGAGGGCGCCTTGGAGTCAATACAATGCCTGCGGAAAATCATCTATACCATATGAAGAAAGCAGGATTTTCAAAATATGAACTTATATGGCGTTTCAGACATTATGCAATTTTTATGGGTGTGAAGTAA